Proteins from one Salarias fasciatus chromosome 14, fSalaFa1.1, whole genome shotgun sequence genomic window:
- the LOC115399974 gene encoding diablo homolog, mitochondrial isoform X1, whose protein sequence is MAALRTGAAFLGFFRSSTRLLLSSRKPLKPGIWTKMLRSGVSSVAVGGAALCAVPFRQAENLSHDSLIRRAASLVTDSSSTFLSQTTLALIDAITEYSKAVHTLIALQRRYLTSLGKLTPAEEDTIWQVIIGQRTEVNDRQEECKRFESTWVTAVRLCETVAEAAYTSGAEHASITARTNIQVAQTQVDEARKLSRDADQKLAETKVMEIERMAQYAASMESSGGEEEDIPDAYLRED, encoded by the exons ATGGCCGCGCTCCGGACGGGAGCAGCCTTCCTCGGTTTCTTCAG GAGTTCTACTCGTCTCCTGCTCAGTTCCAGAAAACCTCTCAAACCCGGAATATGGACGAAAATGCTTCGTTCGGGTGTCTCATCTGTGGCCGTCGGTGGCGCAGCTTTGTGTGCCGTGCCTTTCAGACAG gctgaaAATCTCTCCCACGACTCCCTGATCAGGCGAGCAGCCTCTCTGGTAACAGACAGCTCAAGCACCTTCCTGTCCCAGACCACATTGGCACTCATAGATGCCATCACAGAGTACTCTAAA GCCGTGCACACACTAATTGCCCTGCAGAGACGATACCTGACCTCACTGGGAAAGCTGACTCCGGCAGAGGAGGACACGATCTGGCAGGTGATCATCGGCCAGCGCACcgag GTTAACGACAGACAGGAAGAATGCAAGCGTTTCGAGTCCACCTGGGTGACGGCGGTGAGGCTGTGTGAAACGGTCGCCGAGGCGGCGTACACGTCAG GTGCAGAGCATGCGTCCATCACGGCCAGGACAAACATTCAGGTGGCTCAGACGCAGGTGGACGAGGCGCGGAAACTCTCCCGCGACGCAGACCAGAAGTTAGCCGAAACCAAGGTGATGGAGATCGAACGCATGGCACAATATGCCGCGTCCATGGAGAgcagcggcggcgaggaggaggacatcCCTGACGCTTATCTGAGAGAGGATTGA
- the LOC115399974 gene encoding diablo homolog, mitochondrial isoform X2, with protein sequence MAALRTGAAFLGFFRSSTRLLLSSRKPLKPGIWTKMLRSGVSSVAVGGAALCAVPFRQAVHTLIALQRRYLTSLGKLTPAEEDTIWQVIIGQRTEVNDRQEECKRFESTWVTAVRLCETVAEAAYTSGAEHASITARTNIQVAQTQVDEARKLSRDADQKLAETKVMEIERMAQYAASMESSGGEEEDIPDAYLRED encoded by the exons ATGGCCGCGCTCCGGACGGGAGCAGCCTTCCTCGGTTTCTTCAG GAGTTCTACTCGTCTCCTGCTCAGTTCCAGAAAACCTCTCAAACCCGGAATATGGACGAAAATGCTTCGTTCGGGTGTCTCATCTGTGGCCGTCGGTGGCGCAGCTTTGTGTGCCGTGCCTTTCAGACAG GCCGTGCACACACTAATTGCCCTGCAGAGACGATACCTGACCTCACTGGGAAAGCTGACTCCGGCAGAGGAGGACACGATCTGGCAGGTGATCATCGGCCAGCGCACcgag GTTAACGACAGACAGGAAGAATGCAAGCGTTTCGAGTCCACCTGGGTGACGGCGGTGAGGCTGTGTGAAACGGTCGCCGAGGCGGCGTACACGTCAG GTGCAGAGCATGCGTCCATCACGGCCAGGACAAACATTCAGGTGGCTCAGACGCAGGTGGACGAGGCGCGGAAACTCTCCCGCGACGCAGACCAGAAGTTAGCCGAAACCAAGGTGATGGAGATCGAACGCATGGCACAATATGCCGCGTCCATGGAGAgcagcggcggcgaggaggaggacatcCCTGACGCTTATCTGAGAGAGGATTGA